The segment GGACTCAGCGGCCATGGGAGAGCGTTCCGGAGAGTCATCCGTCATCGCCTCCTGGTCTACGGGAGAGGCCTCCCTTTCCCGAGGCTCTTCCAGGGGCTGTGGGGGGTCCGATTCCATCACTTCTTCCACCCTGTCAGGGGACGCTTCCCCATTGACCGAGGCGTCAACATCCATTTGCTCTTCAGCTGACTCCTGGATCGTCTGAGCCTCTTGGACCATCGGCGCTTCAGCGGTTGCCTCAGCCATCGGTGCTTCAGCGGCTTCCTCAACCATCGGCGCTTCATCAGCCTGAGCTTCGGCGGCTTCCTCAGCCAACCGGGCCTCCTCAGCCGCCCGGGCTTCTACCGTCAGGGCCTCTTTGGCATCCAGAGCGGCCTGATCGGCAACAGACTCCAGGTGTGCGACAGCCTCATCGGTAGGCGTACCAATTTCTCCAGTCACCATCCCCCGATAGCCTTGCTCTTCCAGACGGTCCACCAGAGCCGCCCGCATGCCGCTCTCCATCTCCTGCAAGCGGCTACCGAGGTTGTCCTCTACCCCGCCAAAATCACTCTCCACCCGCACCGATCCCGGAGGGACCGTGGGGTTGGCTTCAAAGCGCAGATTTTCAAAACCGTTCAGATTTCCCATCAGCTCCGCCAGATGGGGGGCCAGATGGACCACCACCTCCCGGCGATTGGCCACCTGGGTCAAAAGCCGTTGAATACGGGCGTTGATGCGTTCGGGCTCCAGTGATAGTTCATGGGCCACCAACTCCCGAACCAGCACAATGGCCGTCTCCACCATAAACCGCTCCGAAGCGGCAAAAACCCGGCCCGGGAGGGTTTCCAACTCGTCGAGGATCGATTGCAGCTGGGGCAGGAGAAGATCCATCTCCTGCTGCATCTTTTGCTCCCCCAGCGCCAAACCGGCTTTTTCGCCCGCAGCAAAGGCCTTTTGATAGACCTCCTTTTCCAGCTTTTCCAGACGTTTTTTTTCCAACACCTCCGGTGGAATGGCCGGGGGTTTTTTTGGAGGGGCCGGGCGATGCAGCTTGCCGTCGGCCTGGTAAGGCAAAAAACCGGACCGCTTGGGCGCTTCCCGCGCCACCAACTCGGCATAGCTCAATATGTCGCTGTCGGAAAAGGTCGGCAGACGTCGTTTTCTTTTTGCCAATGCGCTCATAACCATCCACTCCGATCCTGGTGGCGATACCAGGCACTCCCGTTGGGTTTAGAGGACCACATCTTCGCTGCCCTTGCCCATGATGACGATGGAACCTTCGTTTTCCAATCTCCGGGCCTCTTTGAGGATGGTCTGCTGGCCCGACTCCACATCGGCGACCTTGATCGGCCCCATCATTTCCAGATCCTCCCGCAACATTTCCGCTGCACGCTCGGACATGTTGTTGAAAAACTTGTCCTTGAGCCGCTCGTCGGCCCCTTTGAGGGCGTTGAGCAGATCGTCGTTGGAAATCTCCCGAAGCAGGGTCTGGAAGCTCTTGTCGTCCATGAGCAGCAGATCTTCGAAGAGGAACATCTCCTTGCGCACTTCCTCGGCCAAGGGGTTGTCTTCTTCGTCGAGATAGGCCAGCAACTTGTCGGAAATATCCCGACTCATGAGGTTCAACATTTCCGCCACCTTGACCACACCGCCACCACCCTCGTGGGTGTAGACGCCACGGGTGGCTCCCAAGGCATCCAGCTCAGTCAGCAGGGATTCCTCGATATCCTCCAGGGCTCCAGGGGGCAGACTGCCCAGTTTGGCCATGCGGAAGATCACCTCCTGTTGCACGTCCGGAGGCAAAAAGTCGATGACAAAGGAGGCTTGCTCGACGTTGATCTGGGAGAGCACCAGGGCGATGGATTGGGGATGCTCGCTGGCCAGGAAGGTGGCGATCAGTGCCGGCTCCATGGTGTTGAGAATTTCCCAGGGGGTGTTTTTCGGACCCTGCTGCAACTCCTTGAGCAGATGACGCCCCTTCTCCTTGCCCAGGGTCTTCATGATCAAATCCTTGACCCGTCCCAGACCACCCCGAATATCGAAGTGCTGGTTTTCGAACCGGTCCAAAAACTCCTGACGCACCGCCTTGACCGCTTCCGGGGGCATGGTGCCCATGCGGATGATGGTGCGGGAAAGATCACGAATTTCATCGTCGCTCATCCCCTCCATCAAGGCTTTGGCTTCCTCATCCTGGACAGCGAGGATAAAAATCGCAGCCTTTTCCTTGCCGGTCAGTCGTTGTCGGCCCGGGCGGCGGGGTACTTCCGATTCGCCTATGATGTCCGTCATGGGTCAATCCTTACCTTGGGTTCGAACCTTGCTATTACCAAAACCGTTTAATGGGGTCTGACACCCGTGTTACCCGTGTGTCGAATGACTCTACTTCAGGAAACCATCATCCCACCGGGATTAAAGTCAGGGGATGGGGAAGCCACCCATGGGTCACCTTCCCATCCCCGGAAAACCATCCCATTTTTCCTAATCGTCCTGGGCGAGCCATGCTTGGAGAATTTCCCGGGACTCTTCCAGATGCTCGGCGATCATCTGCTGGGTCATCTGGATGTTGCGATCCGGAATCTTCACCCGTACCGGACCCTCGGTAGGCAGTGTTCCCACCCCTTCGGCTGCCAGTTGCGCCTCCAGGTTGGCCACACTGAGGGGCACACCACTGGAGTCGGGGGTCTTTTCCGGAGCCAGGAGCTTGTCCACCAGAGGCCGCACCACCATGAAGAGCAGAGCCAGGGTGATGAGTCCGATGACCAGTTGCAGCCAGTAGGTCTTCAGGAACTCTTCGGCGGTCATGCCTTTGTCAACCGCAGGCAGAGGCAAAGACTCGAAGGGAGCGTTGGTCACCTGGATGGTATCCCCCCGATCCGTCCGGAAACCCACCGCCTGGACGATAATCTTTTTCAACTGCTCCATCTCGGCATCGGTACGGGGCTGATAGACCGGAGGTGAGCCATCTTCGGTGGCTTGATAGGTGCCATCCACCAGGACCGCCACCGACAGGCGCTTGATGGTGCCTACGGGGAGAAGAATATGGTTGACGGTTTTGGAGATCTCATAGTTGACGGTCTCCCGCTCCACATCCCGACTCTGGGCGGAGCCCGCACCACCGGCAACCCCGTCGTCGTTGGCATCGTTGGGACGCACACCCGGTACACCACCTGCGCCAAACTGACCCTTGCTGGCTTCAGCGGTGGTCTGTTCGCTCCGGGCGACCTGACCTTCAGGATCAAAAATTTCCTCCTTGCGCTCCACCCGGGAGAGATCCAGCTCGGCGGTGATGCGCACGATGGATTTGGAGATACCGCTCGCCGCCACCCCGATCACCTTATCGAGCATCGCCTGGGCGCGATCTTCCAATGATTTTTCGATCCGCTTTTGCAGCGCCATGGTTTCGTCGGCGGGCAGTCGGCCATCCTTGGGACTCTCTTTGCCTCCCGCGATCAGATTCCCCTTATGATCGAGCAGTGTGACCCCACTCTCCTCCAGCCCTTCCACGGAAGAGGCGATGAGGTGAACGATGCCGTCGATCTGGGTTGATTTCAGGCGGCTGGAGAGTTCCACCACCACCGAGGCGGAGGCTTCCTTCTCTTCTGAGACAAAGAGAGATCGCTTGGGTAGAACCAGATGGACCCGGGCGCTGTGGACCTGTTCGATGGATTCCACCGAACGGGCCAGCTCTCCCTGAAGGGCACGCTGATAATTCATCCGCTGCATGAAATCGGTCATCCCCACCAGGTTGGTTTCGTCAAAGATTTCAAAACCAACCCCGACCCCCTTTTTGGGCATGCCCATGGTGGCCATTTCCAAGCGGGTGTCATACACCTTGTCTTCGGGGATTTTGATGTTGGACCCCCCGGCGGTGAGTTCATAGGGGATGTTCATCTTACCCAGTTGCGCCACCACCCGACCGGCCTCATCTTCGGGCAGGCCCGAAAAGAGCACCTTGTAACTGGGACGTGTGGCAAACCAGATGATGGCGGTCAGCGCCAGGATGGCGGCAACGACAGCGACAAAAATGCCGTTGCGTCCCCCCAAAGGGAGACCTTCCAAAAATCGGTTCAGTGATTGGACCGGTGACTCGGGAGTCTCGGTCATGGTGCTCATCGCCTCAGCCATGTCAGATTTTTCATCATTAACGTGGTGGATTGCCCTGCGCCATCCCCTCCTTGGGCATCATGCCTGGAATGGAATATTGCCAACACCATGCAGCCCGTTGGCAAAATCCCGAAGGGGTGGAACCCTGGTCCGGTCATGGATCAACCGGTATGCGCTTCACCTCCTTGTGTCACTGGGCAGTGGCGCATCTTTCTTTTCACTTATAATGAGCAAACAGCCTAGACCGGCATGCTCATCACTTCCTTGTACACTTCAACAGCCTTGTTGCGAACTTCCATCAGCAGCCTCGTGTGCAACTCCGCCTGGGAGCTGGCAATCTGGGCTTCGTGGATGGAAACCCCGGCGTTACCGAGCAAGGCCTTTTGGGTCATCTCCTTGGCCTCTTTCTGCAAACGATCGGTTTCCTTGATCTGCTTGGAAAGAACGTTGGAAAAATCGCTCCACTGACCACCGCTTTTGCTTTCGCTGCCCGACAGGGAAAGAAGAGAGGACAGAGGTGCACCGTTAATCGCTCCGATAGACATGATGTGTTACCTCTTAACGACCGATTTCAAGAGCTTTCAATGCCATCGCCTTGGAGGCGTTGAGCACGGAAACGTTGGACTCATAAGAACGGCTGGCCGACATCATGTTGACCATTTCGGTCACCACATCGATGTTGGGCATCGCCACATAGCCATCCTGGTTGGCATCGGGATGGTTGGGATCGTACTGCATGCGCGGCGGCTTTTGATCCACCATGATCCTGTCCACGGAAACACCGGTGGAGCCAGCCGCTTTGGTTTGATCCAGCACATCGGCAAAGGGCTGGGCCTGAAACACCGGATCCCGACGCTTGTAGGGCCCCCCTTCCGGGGTGCGGGTGGTCTGGGCGTTGGCGACATTTTCAGCGATAATGTTGAGCCTCAAGCGCTGAGCTGCCAGCGCTGAGGAGGTCACCTTAAACGATGTCAAAAAATCCATATCGAACTCCTGTCATGCCCAAAATTCCGGCAGCGGTTATCGACCACCACCGATGATCATGCGCATCTGGCTGATCTGCCCGGAAAGGGATTGGGCCGCATAGTTATAGAGCAGTTGGTTGGCGGTCTGACGGGCCATCTCCTGCTCCAGATCCACACTGTTGCCGTCCCCCTTGGGAATGGCGGTCTCCACTTCCTGGATCATCGGCTCAAAATTGGTAGGGGCGATGGGCAAGTGTTGCCCATCCGTGCGCGCCATGGCCAACTCCCCATTGGCGGGATAGGCCTGGGCCAGCTCCGACTCAAAATCAAGGCGTTTGGCCTTGTAACCCGGGGTGTCGGCATTGGCCACATTGGCGGCAATCACCTCTTGACGCGCGTGACGCAGGTTGAGCAGCTTGGCTTTGAACGCTCCCCCTGCTCCCAGTAAATTGAAATCGGCCATGCGGTTCTCTCCAGTCAATGATTTGACAATCCCCCCTCAATTTCAGGATGGAGATTGAACTCACAAGGAGATATGCACGTTTTGTGCCTGATGTTTCAGAGTGTGAAAAAAGTGCAAACGAAGGGGAATTGGCGGGCTTTGGAAAAGCGGACAGGAAGAGGAAGCATAGCAATTCGAATCAAGAATTGGATATATGCCGCTGCATTTTTGCCGTCATTCCCGCGAATGCGGGAATCCAGGGAATCTGGCGCAAACCTTTCCAAATCTTGCATCACTCTTCAGTAAAATGCCGGCCTTTCTTGAAGATTTGGTTTTTCCTTGAGGGCAATCATCAGCTCCCTGGATCCCCGCCTTCGCGGGGATGACGAGTCAGGGAAGAGTGTCTAATTTTGAGATGGAACTGCTATAAGAGGACCACCAAGCCCCCTTCACTATCTGGATGAAACAAGGGCCGGGAGAGTCCCGCCCCCGAAGCGTATCAGGCCTCTTTCAAGAGGGTCAGCTGGGTGAATCCCTCCAGCTTTTGGAAGGGCAGCGGATATTTACCCGAGAAACAGGCATCACAATAGGAGTTAAAGTCGGTCGTACGACCATCTACCGACTTGTAGAGCGCCTCCAGGGAGATAAACGCCAGGGAATCGGCGGTGATATAGGTGCGCATCTCCTTCACCGTATGGCTGGCGGCCAGCAGCTCCTTACGGGTGGGGGTATCGATGCCGTAATAGCAGGGATGGGTGGTGGGGGGGGAGGAGATGCGCACGTGCACCTCTTTGGCACCAGCGGCCCGCACCATTTTGACAATTTTGCGACTGGTGGTCCCCCGCACCACCGAATCATCCACCAACACCACCCGCTTGCCGGTCAATACGCTGGGATTGGCGTTGAGTTTGATCTTGACCCCAAAGTGGCGGATCGACTGCTGGGGCTCGATAAATGTCCGGCCTACATAGTGGTTGCGGGTAATCCCCAGCTCAAAGGGAATGCCGGTGGCCTGGGCAAAACCCAACGCCGCAGGCACCCCGGAGTCGGGAACCGGTACCACCACGTCCGCCTCTACCGGATGCTCCTGAGCCAGACTGGCTCCGATGCGCTTGCGGGCCTCATAGACGTTGATGCCATCCAGGGTGGAGTCGGGGCGGGCAAAATAGACATATTCGAAGATACAGAGGGTGCGCTGACGTCGGGGAAAGGGAAAATAGGATTTCACCCCTTCCGGACCGATCACCACCATCTCCCCGGGTTCGATATCCCGGATAAACTCGGCATCAATGAGATTCAAGGCGCAGGTTTCCGAGGAGATCACATAACCGTTTTCCCCGATCCGTCCCAGCACCAGAGGCCGAAAGCCCCCGGGATCCCGCACCGCGATGATGGAGCGCTCATTCATACCCACCAGGGCGTAAGCCCCCTTCACCTGATGCAACGCCTCCACCAGTCGTTCGGCAAAGGTGGAGCGGCGGGAGAGGGCTGTGAGGTGAACGATCACCTCGGTATCCATGGTGGATTGGAAGATCGAGCCTCGGCGCTCCAGGTTACGGCGCATTTCGATGCCGTTGACCAGATTGCCGTTGTGGGCAAAGGCCATCCCCCCATAGGCGGTATCCACCACCAATGGCTGGCGATTGCGCATGTTGGAGCTGCCACCAGCGGTGGAGTAGCGCACATGGCCGATGGCCTGGTTGCCCGGGAGCTTTTCCAGGTCGTGGCGCTTGAAAATATCCGCCACCACCCCGCTGCCCCGGTTGACGTGGAGAATACGGTCCTCCACGGAAACGATCCCCGCCGACTCCTGGCCACGATGCTGCAGGGCGTAGAGTCCGAGGTAGACCAGGTTGGCCGCTTCCGGGTGATTGAAAACGCCGAAAACGCCACATTCATCATGGAAATGATCGTCAGGAAAAGAATGCAATGTCCGTCTGCCAGTTGGGTCGGTCTGCCAGTTGGGTCGGTCTGTCGACGGGTTCAGCTTGCCAACAGGGTCACGTGCTCAGCCAGGATTTTTTGCCAGTAAATTTTTTCCGGAGCGAAGGCGCTCTACCCAGGCTGATTCCATCGGTTGCATCCGTCCCAGCCACGCAACGCCTTCCACGCAGTATGGAGCGAGAAGCGAGCGCTTTACCATTTTTGGCTGCTCCATGTCAAAGGAAAGGAAGATCATAAAGCCTGCCAAAATGATCAAAACGCCCCGGGCGATACCGAATCCCGCCCCCGAAAATCGATCCAAAAGAGTCAGCCCCACGGCCTCTATCATGGACTGAACCAGGAGGCCGAGTCCCCAGGCGATGAGCCAGATGACGATAAAAATCAACGCAAAAGCTGCAAACCCGGCGCTGGTGGCATCCAGATGGGGAATCAAAAAGGGTTCCAGCCGGTGGCCAAACCAAAAAGCTGAAAGATAGGCCACGATCCAGCCCGCCAAACGAAACGCCTCTTTGACAAACCCCCGCATCACCCCCACCAGTGCCGAAAAGCCGACGATGGTGAGCAAAACATAATCAAAAGCGGTCATGGGCGTTTTCCTCGACAGACAGGTTTATTCACCCCTCCCCTCCTCTACCAAGCAGGCTCTCCATGGCTTCGATCAGGTTGGAAGCCGGATCCACCCGCAAGCCATCGATAGGCGGGATTCCTTCAATGGAGCGGGCTGGAGCCAGGCAGCGGTTGAAGCCGAGCTTGGCAGCCTCCTTCATGCGTGTCCCCACATGCCCCACCCCCCGCACCTCTCCAGACAAGCCGATCTCTCCCAATATAGCCAATCCCGGATCCACTGCGATCTCCCGATGGGAAGCAAAGAGCGCCGCCGCCACCGCCAGATCTGCTGCCGGTTCGGTGATGCGAAATCCCCCCGCCACATTCAGAAATATATCGTGATTGAAGAGCCCAAGCCCCAACTTTTTTTCCAACACCGCCGTCAGCATGGCCAAGCGGTTGTTATCAAAACCCAAGGTGGTGCGTCGGGGTTGCGCCAGGGGGCTGGGGGTCACCAGAGCCTGGATCTCCACCAACACCGGGCGGGTGCCTTCCAACCCCGGAAAAACCACCGAACCGGAAGCTCCCCGGGCGCGCTCCGAGAGGAATAATTCCGACGGATTGACCACCTCGGCGAGCCCCTCCTCCCGCATTTCAAAGACGCCGATTTCGTTGGCCGCCCCAAAGCGATTTTTCACCGCCCGCAAGATGCGATAGTTGTGTCCCCGCTCCCCTTCAAAGTAGAGCACCGTATCCACCATATGCTCCACCACCCGGGGACCGGCAATCTGCCCCTCCTTCGTCACATGCCCCACCAAAAAGAGCGGCATCTCCCGCTCCTTGGCCTGCTGGATCAACCGCGCCACACACTCTCTGACCTGGGTGACACTCCCCGCTGCAGAGGGTAAGGCGTCGCTGGCCATGGTCTGAATGGAGTCCACCACCAGCACCGAAGGCTTGCTGTGGGCCACCGCATCCAAAACCGACTCCAGGCGGTTTTCCATCAGCACCCACATTTTTTCCCCTGTGAGCCCCAGCCGCTCTCCTCTCAGCTTGATCTGCCGGACCGACTCCTCCCCGGAGACATAGAGCACCGGCGCCTGTTTGGAGAGCGCCTCCATCCCCTGCATCAGCAGAGTTGACTTGCCAATCCCCGGATCCCCGCCGATCAAAATCGCCGAGCCGGGAACCAGCCCACCCCCCAACACCCGATCCAACTCCCCAATCCCCACTTCCATGCGGGTTTCATCACCGCTGGTGATCTCTTCCAGCCGCTGGGGCTTGGCAATGTCAGAGGGTTTTTGGGGCTTTTTCCCCTTGGCATGGGGGGCTACCCGAAACTCCTGCAAGGTGTTCCAAGCCCCACAACTGCCACACTTCCCCTCCCACTGGGGATAGTCAGCGCCGCAATCGCTACAGACGAAGGTTTTTTTCTCTCGGGCCATTTTGATTTTACGTCTATTTCCAATATTTTTAATCAAGCGACTGCGTGGGAGAGGCAGACCTTCAAAAGGTGGAGATAGCTACCTGGGTTTTGTTTGTTTGTAACAACACCAGTTCACCTAATAGACCTGATTATGCGACCCAATTTGGACAAAAAGCACTTCAACGTATCCCTTTTCTTCGCTGAAAATAATCCGCAGATCAAATCCAGCAGAGAAGGCTCTCATTGGGATCATCGGGCCTTTCAAAGCATGGTTTTTCAGTTTTGGGTCGAAGGGATTTTTTTTAAAGCGTTCGATGGCCTCTTTCGCTTGAATTTGCTTGTGTTTATCCAACTTAGCAAATTGCTTGTAAAATTTTTTCTGGTAATGGATGACCATCAATCACCATATTTCTCTGCAGCCCTGTCCAGAGCAGCAAGGGCTTCCTCAATCGTTTCATAACCCGGCGAAACATTGATTCCACGCTTGGCTTCCTCATATGACTGTATGATTTCCGCCTCTTCCTCAGGGGTGAAGCCATTTTCGGTCAACTCATCCACCGTTTCAACAGTAACCCTGACCAGACGATCCCCTGCCAATTCCAGGCCTTGCCTCACTTCAAGGGGGAGTTTATTGACTGCAATGGGTGTTTCAATGGTCATACGCATGGCGTGCACCTTTTGGCTTGGATTGACCGACCCATTCATTTGAGCACGCTTTCCCCAATAATCCAAACCATTTCGGTATTTTTGGTGCGGATTCTATTCGGGCATCACAGCAGGCTGCACCGTAGTGATTTCCGCCAAAATACCGGTGCGATCCTGGATTTCCTTCACCATCGATTCGGCTTCGGCATACTCCATGAAGGGACCACCCACCAGCTGGATGTAGTGTTGATCGCCGATTTGGGCTTCGCTCAACTGCACCATGATGCCTTCCAATACCAGACGGTCCCGCACCTTGTCGGCGTTGACCGTATCCAGGAAGGCCCCGGCAGAAACCTGAAACTCACCCACGGGCGGTGGAGGAGCGGGCTCCTCTACCACGGGTTGGGTGGAGGCCAGATCCAATCCACTCTGCTGCTGGCTCCAATCATCGGTGGTGAGGATAAACTCCGCCAAAATACCGCTGCGCTCCCGAATCATCTGCACCGCTGTACGGGCGCTCTCCTCCTGATCGAAGGGACCGACGAGCAGGTGGATAAAATCCCGATCCGCCATGCGTACCTCCCTCATGTGCGCGGGGATTTCGCTGGTTTGCAGGCGTGTGAGAATTTTTTCCGCAATGCCGGCATCCGTGAAGGATCCCGCCAGCACCATGTAAGGACCACCGGTGATTTCTGGAAAGGTTTGAGAGACCCGTTCCGTAGGCGGGAGAGGTTCGGGGGCCTTGTGGTGGA is part of the Magnetococcales bacterium genome and harbors:
- a CDS encoding type II toxin-antitoxin system YafQ family toxin, translated to MVIHYQKKFYKQFAKLDKHKQIQAKEAIERFKKNPFDPKLKNHALKGPMIPMRAFSAGFDLRIIFSEEKGYVEVLFVQIGSHNQVY
- a CDS encoding amidophosphoribosyltransferase, which codes for MHSFPDDHFHDECGVFGVFNHPEAANLVYLGLYALQHRGQESAGIVSVEDRILHVNRGSGVVADIFKRHDLEKLPGNQAIGHVRYSTAGGSSNMRNRQPLVVDTAYGGMAFAHNGNLVNGIEMRRNLERRGSIFQSTMDTEVIVHLTALSRRSTFAERLVEALHQVKGAYALVGMNERSIIAVRDPGGFRPLVLGRIGENGYVISSETCALNLIDAEFIRDIEPGEMVVIGPEGVKSYFPFPRRQRTLCIFEYVYFARPDSTLDGINVYEARKRIGASLAQEHPVEADVVVPVPDSGVPAALGFAQATGIPFELGITRNHYVGRTFIEPQQSIRHFGVKIKLNANPSVLTGKRVVLVDDSVVRGTTSRKIVKMVRAAGAKEVHVRISSPPTTHPCYYGIDTPTRKELLAASHTVKEMRTYITADSLAFISLEALYKSVDGRTTDFNSYCDACFSGKYPLPFQKLEGFTQLTLLKEA
- the fliE gene encoding flagellar hook-basal body complex protein FliE, with the translated sequence MSIGAINGAPLSSLLSLSGSESKSGGQWSDFSNVLSKQIKETDRLQKEAKEMTQKALLGNAGVSIHEAQIASSQAELHTRLLMEVRNKAVEVYKEVMSMPV
- the flgC gene encoding flagellar basal body rod protein FlgC, translated to MDFLTSFKVTSSALAAQRLRLNIIAENVANAQTTRTPEGGPYKRRDPVFQAQPFADVLDQTKAAGSTGVSVDRIMVDQKPPRMQYDPNHPDANQDGYVAMPNIDVVTEMVNMMSASRSYESNVSVLNASKAMALKALEIGR
- the flgB gene encoding flagellar basal body rod protein FlgB, whose product is MADFNLLGAGGAFKAKLLNLRHARQEVIAANVANADTPGYKAKRLDFESELAQAYPANGELAMARTDGQHLPIAPTNFEPMIQEVETAIPKGDGNSVDLEQEMARQTANQLLYNYAAQSLSGQISQMRMIIGGGR
- a CDS encoding SPOR domain-containing protein; translation: MSDHFQELGRVVTGQWTRPRVGIPAEVSTDGGIEVGLTRGLMVVISLVFLALIARWTGLNAPLIEKINHLLQRDSAVRVVMPAHLRAQEPLQLAPQPVQPTVTIHHKAPEPLPPTERVSQTFPEITGGPYMVLAGSFTDAGIAEKILTRLQTSEIPAHMREVRMADRDFIHLLVGPFDQEESARTAVQMIRERSGILAEFILTTDDWSQQQSGLDLASTQPVVEEPAPPPPVGEFQVSAGAFLDTVNADKVRDRLVLEGIMVQLSEAQIGDQHYIQLVGGPFMEYAEAESMVKEIQDRTGILAEITTVQPAVMPE
- the fliG gene encoding flagellar motor switch protein FliG; the encoded protein is MTDIIGESEVPRRPGRQRLTGKEKAAIFILAVQDEEAKALMEGMSDDEIRDLSRTIIRMGTMPPEAVKAVRQEFLDRFENQHFDIRGGLGRVKDLIMKTLGKEKGRHLLKELQQGPKNTPWEILNTMEPALIATFLASEHPQSIALVLSQINVEQASFVIDFLPPDVQQEVIFRMAKLGSLPPGALEDIEESLLTELDALGATRGVYTHEGGGGVVKVAEMLNLMSRDISDKLLAYLDEEDNPLAEEVRKEMFLFEDLLLMDDKSFQTLLREISNDDLLNALKGADERLKDKFFNNMSERAAEMLREDLEMMGPIKVADVESGQQTILKEARRLENEGSIVIMGKGSEDVVL
- the radA gene encoding DNA repair protein RadA is translated as MAREKKTFVCSDCGADYPQWEGKCGSCGAWNTLQEFRVAPHAKGKKPQKPSDIAKPQRLEEITSGDETRMEVGIGELDRVLGGGLVPGSAILIGGDPGIGKSTLLMQGMEALSKQAPVLYVSGEESVRQIKLRGERLGLTGEKMWVLMENRLESVLDAVAHSKPSVLVVDSIQTMASDALPSAAGSVTQVRECVARLIQQAKEREMPLFLVGHVTKEGQIAGPRVVEHMVDTVLYFEGERGHNYRILRAVKNRFGAANEIGVFEMREEGLAEVVNPSELFLSERARGASGSVVFPGLEGTRPVLVEIQALVTPSPLAQPRRTTLGFDNNRLAMLTAVLEKKLGLGLFNHDIFLNVAGGFRITEPAADLAVAAALFASHREIAVDPGLAILGEIGLSGEVRGVGHVGTRMKEAAKLGFNRCLAPARSIEGIPPIDGLRVDPASNLIEAMESLLGRGGEG
- a CDS encoding CvpA family protein, with translation MTAFDYVLLTIVGFSALVGVMRGFVKEAFRLAGWIVAYLSAFWFGHRLEPFLIPHLDATSAGFAAFALIFIVIWLIAWGLGLLVQSMIEAVGLTLLDRFSGAGFGIARGVLIILAGFMIFLSFDMEQPKMVKRSLLAPYCVEGVAWLGRMQPMESAWVERLRSGKNLLAKNPG
- the fliF gene encoding flagellar M-ring protein FliF, encoding MAEAMSTMTETPESPVQSLNRFLEGLPLGGRNGIFVAVVAAILALTAIIWFATRPSYKVLFSGLPEDEAGRVVAQLGKMNIPYELTAGGSNIKIPEDKVYDTRLEMATMGMPKKGVGVGFEIFDETNLVGMTDFMQRMNYQRALQGELARSVESIEQVHSARVHLVLPKRSLFVSEEKEASASVVVELSSRLKSTQIDGIVHLIASSVEGLEESGVTLLDHKGNLIAGGKESPKDGRLPADETMALQKRIEKSLEDRAQAMLDKVIGVAASGISKSIVRITAELDLSRVERKEEIFDPEGQVARSEQTTAEASKGQFGAGGVPGVRPNDANDDGVAGGAGSAQSRDVERETVNYEISKTVNHILLPVGTIKRLSVAVLVDGTYQATEDGSPPVYQPRTDAEMEQLKKIIVQAVGFRTDRGDTIQVTNAPFESLPLPAVDKGMTAEEFLKTYWLQLVIGLITLALLFMVVRPLVDKLLAPEKTPDSSGVPLSVANLEAQLAAEGVGTLPTEGPVRVKIPDRNIQMTQQMIAEHLEESREILQAWLAQDD